In a genomic window of Alkalinema sp. FACHB-956:
- a CDS encoding alpha-amylase family glycosyl hydrolase, with product MTEQRLENINLNSLTSAKNFFPSPTAWEDQVFYFLLVDRFSNGNEKGYKDNTGNIVGNGTTPLGSLADRGNAITNETAASHWREAGTKYVGGTLKGLASKIGYLQRLGVTALWISPIFKQVRFQETYHGYGIQNFLEVEPHFGTREDLQEVVQLAHAHGIYVILDIILNHAGNVFSYAVDRDRPWTGGTYPIDGFNDNQGNPTIPFAKADPQHLPDTDGAIWPVEFQDPDAFTRKGYIKNWDYDPEFREGDFGDLKDVHHGYGSADEYQVSKALQNLCKAYQYWIANADIDGFRIDTVKHMDIGATRYFVSMIREFAQGIGKENFFLLGEITGGRQRAYETLELTGLSAALGIDDIPDKLEYLVKGYRNPNDYFSLFRNSDLVNKGSHIWFRNKVVTSFDDHDQVRKGNHKARFCADANASKVVLNVLALNAMTLGIPCIYYGSEQCFDGEGGSDRYIRESMFGGEFGAFRSRGVHFFNEDNPVYQELAKVLDIRRKNMVLRRGRQYLRPISAANDGVRFSFPQMVGNQMRSVVPWSRIFNGKEMLLAINTDYDQPRTAWVTIDNELHQTGDGLKCIYSTNASQMGELVTVEARNGKAILVTVPAAGFVIFE from the coding sequence ATGACTGAGCAAAGACTGGAAAATATAAACTTAAACTCACTTACTTCAGCTAAAAATTTTTTTCCATCTCCCACTGCTTGGGAAGATCAAGTTTTTTACTTTCTCCTCGTCGATCGCTTTTCCAATGGCAATGAGAAGGGATACAAAGATAACACTGGAAATATCGTCGGGAATGGAACAACGCCGTTAGGCTCTCTCGCCGATCGGGGAAATGCAATAACCAACGAAACAGCAGCTAGTCACTGGCGAGAAGCCGGAACTAAGTATGTCGGGGGAACACTCAAGGGACTCGCTAGTAAAATTGGTTATTTGCAGCGGTTAGGGGTAACAGCACTCTGGATTAGCCCAATTTTCAAACAAGTGCGATTTCAGGAAACCTATCACGGCTACGGCATCCAGAATTTTCTGGAGGTCGAACCCCACTTTGGCACTCGTGAAGATTTGCAAGAAGTGGTACAACTGGCCCATGCCCACGGCATTTATGTGATTCTGGATATTATTTTGAATCATGCGGGCAATGTTTTTTCCTACGCGGTCGATCGCGATCGACCCTGGACAGGAGGAACTTATCCGATCGATGGCTTTAATGACAACCAGGGCAATCCCACGATTCCCTTTGCCAAGGCCGATCCCCAACATCTGCCAGACACTGATGGAGCCATATGGCCTGTTGAATTTCAAGATCCTGATGCCTTTACCCGCAAGGGCTATATCAAAAATTGGGATTACGATCCCGAATTCCGCGAGGGTGATTTTGGTGACCTGAAGGATGTTCACCACGGCTACGGTTCTGCGGATGAGTACCAAGTCTCCAAAGCATTGCAGAATCTCTGTAAGGCTTATCAGTATTGGATTGCGAATGCAGATATTGATGGCTTTCGAATCGATACAGTAAAGCATATGGACATTGGCGCAACCCGTTACTTTGTCTCGATGATTCGTGAGTTTGCCCAAGGTATCGGCAAGGAAAACTTTTTCTTGCTGGGCGAAATCACGGGCGGTCGTCAGCGTGCCTATGAGACCTTGGAGTTAACGGGATTGAGTGCGGCGCTGGGGATTGATGACATCCCCGATAAGTTGGAATACCTGGTCAAGGGCTATCGCAATCCCAATGACTATTTCAGTCTGTTCCGCAACTCTGATTTGGTCAACAAAGGATCTCATATCTGGTTCCGCAATAAGGTCGTGACTTCGTTTGATGATCACGATCAGGTACGCAAGGGCAATCATAAAGCTCGCTTCTGTGCCGATGCCAATGCCTCAAAGGTCGTACTCAATGTATTGGCACTGAATGCGATGACGCTGGGGATTCCCTGCATCTATTACGGCAGTGAGCAATGCTTTGATGGCGAGGGTGGCAGCGATCGTTACATTCGAGAATCCATGTTTGGTGGAGAGTTTGGTGCATTTAGAAGTCGGGGGGTACATTTCTTTAACGAAGACAATCCGGTTTATCAGGAGCTTGCTAAGGTGCTCGACATTCGCCGGAAAAATATGGTTCTACGGCGGGGTCGGCAATACCTACGACCCATTTCAGCCGCCAATGATGGGGTGCGCTTCAGCTTTCCACAAATGGTCGGCAACCAAATGAGATCGGTGGTGCCCTGGTCACGGATTTTTAACGGTAAGGAGATGTTGCTGGCGATTAACACGGATTATGACCAGCCTAGAACAGCTTGGGTAACGATAGACAATGAACTGCACCAGACAGGGGATGGGTTGAAGTGCATTTACTCGACGAATGCGTCACAGATGGGTGAGTTGGTGACCGTGGAAGCGCGGAATGGAAAAGCGATATTGGTTACCGTTCCTGCCGCAGGGTTTGTCATTTTTGAGTAA